The following DNA comes from Natronospira bacteriovora.
AATGAGCAGGATCAGCCCGTGGGCATTGTCACCGACCGGGACATTGCCATTGGGGCCGCCTTGCAGCACCGGCCTCTGTGGGAAATTCGGGGTGAGGAGGTGGCCCACGGCCGTGCCGTGCACTGCTGTCACCCGGAAGACGATATTGCCGACGCGCTGGCATTGCTGGAACGGCACGAAGTACGCCGCCTTCCGGTGATCGACCCGTCGAACAGGCTGTGCGGCATTGTGAGCATGGGCGACATCATCTCCTTTACCCGGGCCGGCCGAGCCAGGAAAGGGGACCGGGAGATGATCAGTGCCGAAGCCTCCCTGGATTTTCTCAGGCATGTTAGCGCCCACCACCAGGCCGGGGGACAGACGGCCGTCTAAGCAGACAGCCCTGATGGTTTCCCGGGCAATGGCCCGGCCCATCAGGGCTTTTTATTTGCACTCGTTTGGGGTCCCTTGTGCCATGAGATTGGAACGTCTGAAAATCATCTCGATTGCGCGGTGTGCGATAATCACCCCTTGCTTTTACCATTCATCTCCGATGTGCACACCCAGCTTCGGTAAGAGGTAGCGGTGCGTGAAGAGAATGAGTGCTGCGGCACCGAAAGCAATCAGGAATACAGCGATGGCACCTCGGATATCGTGCATCAGCTCAGGAGCCAGCAGAAGAACGCCGGCGAGGGCGAGCATGATGATGCCGCCGACCAGCTTGAGGATGCGCCCGTGCCGCTCTTCGAAACGGTCGACACGAAGCGTGGTCAGGGCCACGAGAAAGACGACCATCTCGATGGATAGGTATACCAGCAGGTAGAGCCCGAGCAGGAAGGAGAAGGAGAGCCAGTCGATGCCATGACTGGCAACGATACCGCTCCAGATGACCGGGAAGCCGGCGGTGCAGGGTAGCTCGATGAAAGCGATACCGCTTGCCATCACGGCGGTGGCGGCAATCAGTGCCGGTGTCGAGCGGCCATCGCGGATCAGGCCACGAAAGCGCCGGTAGATCCCGGGCTTGTGCTTCTCGTCGATGGTGAAGGAAACCCCTCGCTGGAACCAGAAATAGTCCTTGATGTTGACCCCGGCAAAGACAAGCGCCAGGGTCGCAACCACCCAGTACACCCAAGCGGCTGTCAGGAGCAGGGTGAGCGCGCCGAAAACGCCCATTATGAAGAGGCCGTAGATGGTTGCAGTCACTCCCAGGAACGTCAGACCCACCGTCAGGATTCGCCGGCGTGAGCCGGAGTGAATCACCAGCGCCAGCAGGATGGTCAAGACCCAGAGTGAGCAGGGATTGAATCCGTCAATGAAGGCGATCAGTGCTGTCGATACGGTGAGCGGTTGCACCATCAGATCGATGGTCCCGAGCAAGGGAAGGGTGATCGGCGCTGTTTCCTGTGCTGTTGCTGTCTGATCGAATCGTTGACGGGTATCACGCGAGTCGGGGCAGTCACCCATCTCGAGACAGTGCTCTACATGGCTGGTGATCTGGTGCCGGATCAGGCGGCTGTCCCCCAGCCAGGCCCGTCCTCCCACGAAGACAGCGGGTACCGAATCAGCCCCTGTGCCATGGGCCGAGGCCACCGCGCGAAACAGCGCGCGGCCGTGCTCGTTGTGTCGCAGCTCGAAGAAATGGGCCGATAATGCCTCGTGCGACTCATCGAGGGCTTCGATGAATGGTTTCTGGGCTTCACAGTGGGGGCAGGTATCACTGTGGAAAACCAGCATGTGCAATTCATTCATCGGCGCGGCCACCACTGTGGGAGATAGCGACAGTAGCAGGGTCAGAAAAAGCCGCAGGCGGAGTCCGGGCATGCGAATCTCCCGACGATGAATGGAAGGCGAGGGAGAGGCGGGTCGGTGACCCGCTCAATCCCCACCCAGGCCCCCTGGCGCCTGGGTGAGCCTCTGCTCATTCCAGATGGCTTCTCAGCATCCAGGCATTCTTCTCATGGATGTCCAGACGCCGGGTTGCCAGATCCGCACTGGCCTGATCCGATGCCGCCTCCGCGGCTTCAATGAGATGCCGGGCGGCGTCAGCAATCGTTTCCTGATCCGAAACCAGGGTGCGGATCATTTCCTCGGCTTTCGGCTGTCCGGTTTCCTCCTCGATCGTGCTGAGTCTGGCGAACGCCGAATAGCTTCCTGGTGCGTATGCGCCCGTGGTACGGATTCGCTCGGCGATTTCATCGACGGCGGTCGCAAGCTCGGTGTACTGGGTTTCGAACAGAGTATGGAGTGTCGTGAACATCGGGCCCGTGACATTCCAGTGGTAGTTGTGTGTTTTCAGATACAGCGTATAGCTGCTGGCCAGAAGCGTTGAAAGTGCTTCGACAACAGCCTCATTGCCTGGTTTTTTCATCTTGGCCTCCAGTTGGCAGGGAATTTTCAAGGGATTCTGCCCGACTCAGGTGCTGAACGGGGCCTTCCGTGTCGGTTGTGCAGTAGATTTCATACAGTCGGCCGATGACCTCCATGGCGCCGGGGTCGGCAATTCGGTAGTGGATGTTCTGTGATGCTCGTCGGGTGGTGACCAGCTTTTCCCGGCGCAGGCGTGCCAGATGCTGGGACAGGGCGGACTGGCCCAGTCTGTGTTCGCCCCGCGTCAGGCTGTCATGCAGTTCAGAGACGGTTTTCTCGCCCTGGATCAGCTGGCACAGGATCATCAGCCGACAGGGGTTGGCCAGCGTTCTCAGCATCCCCGCGGCCTTGTCTGCCTGCGCAGGTTTGATATCAGCCAGTCGGCGCCTGTCCTGTCTTGTGTTCATGCGCCGTCAGGCCGCCTCTTTCCTTCGTTCCGCCCGCAGCCGGCGAATGCCGAGCATTCGCAGCATGGCCCGTTCGTAGGCCGGTTCGGCAACGCCCTTTCGCATCTTTCGCAGGAAATACCATTCGAAGGCGGATTTGGCCCAGTGCACCCACTTTCCCTTCTTTGTCCAGGTGACATTTCGCGGCGGCATCTGGGGCATGGCCAGAAAGGCTGCGCCGGTGTTGCCCATGTCCGCCAGGCAGAGAGCGTTCCAGGTGGCTCGGGCTTCGGGTTGCTCTCCGGCCAGATCGAGCTTGATGTTCTCGGCGATGGCCGTGTTCATGGACTCGATCATGTAGCCGGTCTTGGGTGCGCCGGTGGCGACGGGAGTCTGTTCCACTGGCGGAATGGCCACGCAGACGCCGGATGCGTAGATGTTGGGCCATGTTGGATTGCGCTGGAACTCGTCGATCTTCACGAAGCCCCGGGGGTTGCAGAGTTCAGCGATGGCGGCCACCGGATCCACACCCTTGAAGGCGGGCAGGATCATGGAGAAGACGGCATCGATCTCATGCTGGCGACGGACTTCACCCTGATCGTCGTGTTCACTGACAAAGACCTTGCCCGATTCGAGCCTGTCTGTCTTGGCGTTGCAGATCCAGCGAATGTCCCGCTGGCGCAGTTCATGTTCCAGCAGCCCCCTGGAATCGCCCACGCCACCCAGGCCCAGGTGACCAATATAGGGTTCACTGGTGACGAAGGTGATGGGTACCTGATGGCGCAGACCGCGCTTGCGCAAATCACGGTCAAGGATGAAGGCAAACTCATAGGCGGGGCCGAAGCAGCTCGCGCCCTGGGCGGCACCGATGACAATGGGACCGGGGGCGGCCAGCAGTTGCTCGTACTTATCCCGGCAGTGCTCGGAATGATCCAGGGTGCAGATGGACTGGCTGTGGCCATTTTCCGGACCCAGGCCCGGTATTTCCTCAAACGCCAGCTTCGGACCGGTGGTGATGGCCAGGTAGTCATAATTCAGGGTCTCGCCGCCTCTCAGGGTGACGGTCTGGGCATCCGGGTCGATTGCGGCGAGCGAATCCACCTTGAGATCAATGCCGCGTTTCTTCAGCGGCGGGGCCAGCGGGGTCGTGGTTTTCGGCCGCTCCCGCCAGCCCACCGCGATCCAGGGGTTTGACGGCACGAACTGAAAGTGGTCGGCGGGACTGACCACGGTGATCTTTTCCTTGCGGCCGAGGGTCTTTCTCAGCTCAAGGGCCAAAGGCATGCCGGCCAGGCCGGCGCCGATGATGACGGTATGTGCCATGGTGATTCCCTCCAATGGCTGTTCAGTTGCTGGATGGGGTGGGCTGGTCCATCAGCCTGGCCCCGTTTATGCCTCTCGTTGGCTGTGGGGCTTTGTTCGTCGAGGCGAAAGCCTCTCCCACAGCAAGCCTCAAGTCTCTCTTCCTCAGCGCCTCTGCGCGAGGCATTCCTTTACGCGTCCCGCAGACCGGCCTTGCGCAGGATGGTCATCATCGGGCACCAGTTGCTGAAGGAAGACTGGATCAGGTTCAGGGCCACGAAGCCCGTGAAGAAGAGCCAGTAGTGATGGTGAAAGTGAGCCAGCAGGATGCTTGCAAGGACAAAACTGCCGGCGATGAGTCGAAGTGCCTGATTAACGGTCATGATGTTTTCCTCTCTGTTGATGTACTTGGGTTTTCTCGCCGTGAAGGCGGCTCAGAAGGTTCGTTTGAGCCGCACATAGACACTGGAGTCCTTCTCGAACTGGCCATAGAAGGTGTGTTCGTTCTTCCCCCCGAACAGGTTGGCACCGGCATTCAGAAACAGCTGGTCGCTGAAGCGGTAATCCACTGCCGGGCGAAGGAACCAGTCTTCATCGTCGGGGGAGTAGAAACTCATCAGTCCAATCGTGAGATTGTCACGCATGAGTCGTTGGGTCAGGCGCAGGGTTATGACCTGACGGTACTCCTCGGGCAGTGTGTCCGGGTCCCCCTGGTAATTGGCTTCGAGGGCGTCATGATCCTGAAGCCATTCCAGGTAGTACTGGGCGCCCAGCGTGAAGTTGGTAGCCACCTCCTGCTCATAACCGGCCAGGAAGCGGGCTTCGCTGTTGGGCAGCATGGGGTTGTCGCCATCCCGGTTGTCGGCCGAGTCGTACCAGGAGAATTCCAGGTTATACAGGCCGCTGCCCATTGGGCCGCGCAGACTGCCACCAAGACTGTTGAGCCGGGCAAACTCCAGCTGCCCGCTATCCGGGTTGAAGGCGGTGGGCTGGCCGAAGAACCCGCGATAGAGATAAACGGCCCACTCCTGTGAACCGCGCATGCCATGGATGCGCATGGCCAATTCGCCGTTATCGACTGTTCGTGTCGGGCGATCAACTTGTGGCAAGGGCGGAGCTGAAACACGCTCACCCTGCATGGGGTCGTAGTAGGAGAGGCGAATACCTTCAATGTAGGTGTCTGGCTCAAAGAAAGGAGTCCAGACGGCATCGATATTGACACGGTCACCGTACCAGCTGAGCCGAACGGCATCGCTGGTTCCCTTGAGATACTCATCATCACGGCCGATGAGGAAGGACACCCAGTCCTTGGGGAAGTGATCATTGAGAAAGAGCAGGTCACCGGTACCCCAGGTCAGAATCTGGCGGCCAAGCTGCACGTCGCTGCGATCACCAGCCGCAAAAATGACTCGAGCTTCGCGGACATCGCCGGTGATCTTGTCCTCCACGCCATCCGCCAGGCCATCGAGCTTGAAACGCCAGTCCGCCCGGCCGCCATCGTATTGGCCCTCGAGCTGGAAGCGAACTTCGCCGAGTGGCATGTCGTCATCAATCAGCTCATTGTCGCGGACACGATAGCCACCGGCGGCCTCGATGAAGCCATACCAGGAAACGGGGCTCATGTCGTCGTCACCCCACGGGTCATCGTCCCAGTCGTCAGCCAGCAGGGCTGGCGAGACGAGGAGGGTGAGGCCGGCCAGAAGGCCGGCTCTGAGGGAAGGTTGATGCCTGTGCATGTCTGGCTCCTTGAATCACTTGCCTTACTGCCGCTGCAGCCATTGGCGCGGCGGGTTGCGCAGAGAGCGCTCGCTGAACACCGATTCCGGGATGCCGATGTCATAGGCGCTGAAGCGGAACTCCACCAGGGTGTGCCCGCCGCTGGCCAGGTCTTCCATGCGCATGCGGGTGCCGGTGGGGTAGCCGTCGATTTCCTCTACTTCCTCGATGGTCATGCGGCGATAAACCGTGCCGTTTTCGTCCATGTACTCGCTCTTCATGGGCAGGTAGGTATCGCGATCGATCCAGGTATCAAAATGGGCAAACTCCGCACTGCCCGGAACCTTCGGAGTGCTGCGTACAACGAAGTACTCATCCGTCGTCTCAATCAGCTCATGCTCATCGTCTTGCAGATGCCGGCCGGAGACATCCTCGTAGT
Coding sequences within:
- a CDS encoding CBS domain-containing protein, encoding MKVNDIMVTDVARCSPQTSLHDIARMMWERDCGAIPLVNEQDQPVGIVTDRDIAIGAALQHRPLWEIRGEEVAHGRAVHCCHPEDDIADALALLERHEVRRLPVIDPSNRLCGIVSMGDIISFTRAGRARKGDREMISAEASLDFLRHVSAHHQAGGQTAV
- a CDS encoding thioredoxin; protein product: MPGLRLRLFLTLLLSLSPTVVAAPMNELHMLVFHSDTCPHCEAQKPFIEALDESHEALSAHFFELRHNEHGRALFRAVASAHGTGADSVPAVFVGGRAWLGDSRLIRHQITSHVEHCLEMGDCPDSRDTRQRFDQTATAQETAPITLPLLGTIDLMVQPLTVSTALIAFIDGFNPCSLWVLTILLALVIHSGSRRRILTVGLTFLGVTATIYGLFIMGVFGALTLLLTAAWVYWVVATLALVFAGVNIKDYFWFQRGVSFTIDEKHKPGIYRRFRGLIRDGRSTPALIAATAVMASGIAFIELPCTAGFPVIWSGIVASHGIDWLSFSFLLGLYLLVYLSIEMVVFLVALTTLRVDRFEERHGRILKLVGGIIMLALAGVLLLAPELMHDIRGAIAVFLIAFGAAALILFTHRYLLPKLGVHIGDEW
- a CDS encoding Dps family protein, whose protein sequence is MKKPGNEAVVEALSTLLASSYTLYLKTHNYHWNVTGPMFTTLHTLFETQYTELATAVDEIAERIRTTGAYAPGSYSAFARLSTIEEETGQPKAEEMIRTLVSDQETIADAARHLIEAAEAASDQASADLATRRLDIHEKNAWMLRSHLE
- a CDS encoding ArsR/SmtB family transcription factor, translated to MNTRQDRRRLADIKPAQADKAAGMLRTLANPCRLMILCQLIQGEKTVSELHDSLTRGEHRLGQSALSQHLARLRREKLVTTRRASQNIHYRIADPGAMEVIGRLYEIYCTTDTEGPVQHLSRAESLENSLPTGGQDEKTRQ
- a CDS encoding NAD(P)/FAD-dependent oxidoreductase; the protein is MAHTVIIGAGLAGMPLALELRKTLGRKEKITVVSPADHFQFVPSNPWIAVGWRERPKTTTPLAPPLKKRGIDLKVDSLAAIDPDAQTVTLRGGETLNYDYLAITTGPKLAFEEIPGLGPENGHSQSICTLDHSEHCRDKYEQLLAAPGPIVIGAAQGASCFGPAYEFAFILDRDLRKRGLRHQVPITFVTSEPYIGHLGLGGVGDSRGLLEHELRQRDIRWICNAKTDRLESGKVFVSEHDDQGEVRRQHEIDAVFSMILPAFKGVDPVAAIAELCNPRGFVKIDEFQRNPTWPNIYASGVCVAIPPVEQTPVATGAPKTGYMIESMNTAIAENIKLDLAGEQPEARATWNALCLADMGNTGAAFLAMPQMPPRNVTWTKKGKWVHWAKSAFEWYFLRKMRKGVAEPAYERAMLRMLGIRRLRAERRKEAA
- a CDS encoding YgaP family membrane protein; its protein translation is MTVNQALRLIAGSFVLASILLAHFHHHYWLFFTGFVALNLIQSSFSNWCPMMTILRKAGLRDA